Proteins encoded within one genomic window of Eurosta solidaginis isolate ZX-2024a chromosome 1, ASM4086904v1, whole genome shotgun sequence:
- the ninaG gene encoding neither inactivation nor afterpotential protein G codes for MHFQQILFLGAIVIALLAFLWFVFVPIFGDGTPNELEPQAGYVFDYVVVGAGTAGSVVASLLAKHSPKSSVLLIEAGDRFGLLSKIPLLATFQQKGLNDWGFHSEPQLHSSRGLEEQRQYLPRGKGLGGSAQLNYMLHFDGESRDFEKWASRHNLSDWRWKDIRPFLTAARTQTHSLLEIPKDYSKITEALEKVKNEFSKKKWRFRRARYTIHNGLRHNVYNQFLQPALKRRNLHTITKAYLKRVNLEFVDEEQSEVQSILVGVIDEHNREEFVFSVDVRCEVIISAGAYQSPQILLTSGIGDAPLFEELDITQQLQLPLVGENLHDHLNLPLFVSIDTIGPTLNQRALLNPLQILNYLVNGNGHLGNFGVLGHIDSSYEDSFSLTFFGVGAVDERALMSISNFKKEYFRALFPRYHNASQEGFVLISTCLQPKSRGTVTISLRNTRRKPIIDPNYLREAGDIDCTIRAIRAAVEVVTSESFASLQPRIHWPKIKDCKKYGPTEQDFVDNKPNDRYLECVMRYVGLGSHHPGGTCVMGTSANNSVVNSEFKVHGVDNLRIIDASVLPTPISGNPNSVIIGMAIRGATMILQREKMKKK; via the exons atgcaTTTTCAAC aaaTATTATTTCTTGGCGCTATTGTAATTGCGTTGCTGGCCTTTTTGTGGTTCGTTTTTGTGCCCATTTTTGGCGATGGCACACCAAACGAGTTAGAACCCCAAGCGGGTTACGTTTTCGATTATGTTGTGG TTGGTGCTGGCACTGCTGGTTCCGTGGTTGCCTCCTTACTGGCCAAGCATAGTCCTAAATCATCAGTGCTGTTGATCGAAGCTGGTGACAGATTTGGTTTATTGAGTAAAATTCCACTGCTCGCTACGTTTCAACAAAAAGGTCTCAACGATTGGGGCTTTCATTCAGAGCCACAGTTACATTCTTCTCGAGGACTTGAAGAGCAG CGTCAATACCTCCCTCGCGGTAAAGGACTTGGCGGTTCAGCTCAACTTAACTATATGCTCCATTTTGATGGTGAATCACgcgattttgaaaaatgggcCAGCCGTCACAATCTTAGTGATTGGCGCTGGAAGGATATACGTCCGTTTCTTACTGCCGCACGTACACAAACGCATTCACTACTCGAAATACCCAAAGACTACTCCAAAATAACGGAAGCTTTAGAAAAGGTAAAAAatgaattttctaaaaaaaagtgGCGCTTTCGTAGAGCTCGATATACCATCCACAATGGCTTACGTCACAATGTTTACAATCAATTCCTACAACCTGCGCTAAAACGCCGTAATCTCCATACAATCACCAAAGCTTATTTGAAACGAGTCAATCTCGAATTTGTCGATGAGGAACAGAGTGAAGTACAGAGTATCTTAGTCGGTGTGATTGACGAGCATAATCGAGAAGAATTCGTTTTTAGTGTGGATGTACGTTGTGAGGTTATAATTAGCGCTGGAGCTTATCAATCTCCACAGATTTTGCTAACCTCCGGTATTGGTGATGCGCCACTCTTCGAAGAATTGGATATTACACAGCAACTACAATTGCCGCTGGTGGGAGAAAATCTACACGATCACCTCAATTTGCCACTCTTCGTTTCTATTGATACGATCGGCCCAACATTGAATCAGCGTGCTCTGCTTAATCCtctacaaattttaaattatttagttAATGGAAATGGTCATTTGGGAAATTTTGGTGTTTTGGGCCACATCGATTCCAGTTACGAGGATAGCTTTAGTTTGACCTTTTTCGGTGTGGGCGCTGTGGATGAGCGCGCTTTGATGTCAATATCGAACTTTAAAAAGGAATACTTTCGTGCTCTCTTTCCACGCTATCACAATGCTTCACAGGAGGGTTTTGTCTTAATATCAACATGTCTACAGCCTAAATCACGTGGTACTGTTACTATTAGCTTACGCAACACGCGTCGAAAACCCATTATAGACCCGAATTACTTGCGTGAGGCGGGCGATATTGACTGTACAATACGTGCAATACGTGCTGCTGTTGAGGTTGTGACGTCGGAGAGTTTTGCCTCTTTACAACCGCGCATACATTGGCCAAAGATTAAGGATTGCAAGAAGTATGGGCCCACTGAACAGGATTTTGTGGACAATAAGCCTAATGATCGGTATTTGGAGTGTGTGATGAG GTATGTAGGTTTGGGCTCTCATCATCCAGGCGGCACTTGTGTTATGGGCACATCTGCTAATAATAGCGTCGTGAATTCGGAATTCAA GGTTCATGGCGTCGATAATCTGCGCATAATTGATGCAAGTGTCTTACCTACTCCGATATCTGGCAACCCGAACTCGGTAATAATCGGTATGGCCATCAGAGGCGCAACAATGATTTTGCAAagagaaaaaatgaaaaagaaataa
- the LOC137238168 gene encoding putative nuclease HARBI1 isoform X2: MTTLNIGILMAGAEVMKSHCVRHKAPRYRVSPYLLERNQKGRFETDFENLRHSPTLFNENFRMSPQTFDILYEELLPHLRRKRNNRPNDFIPEKAKLAMVLEYLATGDLGRHIASCYRVSKQHFGTIISHVCQAIFTALKSQIPPFNQQTMSAVAKGSKEKWNFPNCVGAIDGKHVATKAPPKSGSIFFNYKGFHSIVLLAACDACYKFTYVDLGAYGSEGDSNIFKKSEFGSKIIRDQLPFPPDTNINGKNVPHFIVADDAFPLSKRIMKPYSHRSLTRSEKIFNYRLSRVRRCIENAFGILSTKWLCLRKILFCSPQRAQEIVSACCFLHNFLLNKAGSKYCPNTFSGHEISSGEWIRGDQEIWEDQNESRFFHGRPSEYGKYIGDLLKEYVNSNEGSVPWQNDVTYV, from the exons ATGACAACATTGAACATAGGAATTTTAATGGCTGGCGCTGAAGTAATGAAGAGTCATTGTGTTCGTCACAAAGCACCAAGGTACCGTGTAAGCCCTTACCTCCTTGAGAGAAATCAAAAAGGGAGGTTTGAGACGGATTTTGAGAACTTGCGACACTCACCTACCCTTTTTAATGAGAATTTCCGGATGAGTCCACAAACGTTTGATATCTTGTACGAAGAACTACTTCCACATTTACGGAGGAAGCGAAACAATAGACCAAACGACTTCATACCAGAAAAAGCAAAATTAGCAATGGTGTTAGA GTACTTAGCAACAGGTGATTTGGGTCGACATATAGCCTCCTGCTACAGAGTGAGTAAGCAACATTTTGGCACTATAATATCCCACGTCTGTCAAGCTATATTCACAGCTTTGAAGAGCCAAATACCACCATTCAACCAACAAACCATGTCCGCAGTAGCTAAGGGCTCCAAAGAAAAATGGAATTTTCCAAATTGCGTTGGTGCCATCGACGGTAAGCATGTGGCCACTAAAGCGCCTCCAAAAAGCGGAAgcatattttttaattacaaG GGGTTTCACTCTATAGTTCTTTTGGCTGCTTGTGACGCGTGCTATAAATTTACTTATGTAGACCTAGGAGCATACGGTAGTGAAGGTGATTCCAACATTTTCAAGAAATCTGAATTCGGCTCAAAGATAATAAGAGACCAGTTGCCATTTCCCCCCGACACAAATATCAACGGGAAAAACGTACCACATTTCATCGTTGCGGACGACGCCTTCCCATTGAGTAAACGAATAATGAAGCCCTATTCTCATAGATCGCTGACAAGATCTGAAAAAATATTCAATTATCGGCTGAGCCGAGTTCGTAGATGTATTGAAAATGCATTTGGAATCTTAAGCACAAAATGGTTATGCTTGcggaaaatacttttttgttccCCTCAACGTGCTCAGGAAATAGTATCAGCGTGCTGCTTTCTTCACAACTTCTTGTTAAACAAAGCTGGTTCTAAATACTGCCCGAACACATTTTCTGGTCATGAAATCAGCAGCGGAGAATGGATACGTGGAGATCAAGAAATCTGGGAGGACCAAAACGAATCAAGGTTTTTTCATGGAAGGCCATCTGAATATGGAAAATATATAGGTGATTTGCTCAAGGAGTACGTTAACTCAAACGAGGGATCCGTTCCATGGCAAAATGATGTGACGTATGTTTAA
- the RpL24-like gene encoding probable ribosome biogenesis protein RLP24, translating to MRIETCYFCSSKVYPGHGIQFVRNDCKIFRFCRSKCHRAFKRKKNPRKVRWTKAHRKAAGKELAIDPSFEFEKRRNVPIKYSRETWQKTLDVIKKVTEIKERRQDHFVMQRLRKGREVEIEMDVKDVQRNISLIRSPAAGLKERRAREEAQEAALMNEDMSGEEEITYVDARELEKKLEEGATMEDIELMKA from the exons ATGCGTATAGAAACGTGTTATTTTTGCTCCAGCAAAGTCTACCCTGGACATGGGATACAATTTGTGCGCAATGACTGCAAG ATTTTCCGGTTTTGTCGCAGTAAATGCCATCGAGCATTCAAACGCAAGAAGAATCCACGTAAAGTACGCTGGACAAAAGCACACCGTAAAGCAGCTGGTAAAGAACTTGCCATCGATCCTAGTTTTGAATTTGAAAAGCGTCGTAATGTGCCAATTAAATACAGCCGCGAAACATGGCAGAAAACACTTGATGTTATTAAAAAAGTTACTGAAATTAAAGAGCGTCGTCAAGATCACTTCGTTATGCAGCGTTTGCGTAAGGGACGTGAAGTAGAAATAGAAATGGATGTTAAGGATGTGCAACGTAATATATCATTGATACGTTCACCAGCGGCGGGTCTCAAGGAAAGACGGGCGCGTGAAGAAGCTCAAGAAGCTGCGCTTATGAATGAGGATATGTCCGGCGAAGAAGAAATCACTTATGTTGATGCACGCGAACTGGAGAAGAAATTGGAGGAGGGTGCAACAATGGAAGATATTGAATTGATGAAAGCATAA
- the LOC137238168 gene encoding putative nuclease HARBI1 isoform X1 encodes MAHWENINSYTVFMLGHLLGGGVLLNFGCTFVSSYFCMDRANCVGLAQGVFIVFYKYFLAKIKKCICVFGLLEWGSKRVNTIKFCMSPRILMAGAEVMKSHCVRHKAPRYRVSPYLLERNQKGRFETDFENLRHSPTLFNENFRMSPQTFDILYEELLPHLRRKRNNRPNDFIPEKAKLAMVLEYLATGDLGRHIASCYRVSKQHFGTIISHVCQAIFTALKSQIPPFNQQTMSAVAKGSKEKWNFPNCVGAIDGKHVATKAPPKSGSIFFNYKGFHSIVLLAACDACYKFTYVDLGAYGSEGDSNIFKKSEFGSKIIRDQLPFPPDTNINGKNVPHFIVADDAFPLSKRIMKPYSHRSLTRSEKIFNYRLSRVRRCIENAFGILSTKWLCLRKILFCSPQRAQEIVSACCFLHNFLLNKAGSKYCPNTFSGHEISSGEWIRGDQEIWEDQNESRFFHGRPSEYGKYIGDLLKEYVNSNEGSVPWQNDVTYV; translated from the exons ATGGCTCATTGGGAAAATATAAACTCCTATACTGTGTTTATGTTAGGTCATTTACTAGGTGGCGGTGTACTGCTTAATTTTGGTTGCACATTTGTTTCGAGCTATTTCTGTATGGATCGCGCAAACTGTGTTGGATTGGCGCagggtgtttttattgttttttacaaatatttcttggcaaaaataaaaaaatgtatttgcgtTTTCGGACTATTAGAATGGGGGTCAAAACGCGTCAACACAATTAAGTTTTGCATGTCACCTA GAATTTTAATGGCTGGCGCTGAAGTAATGAAGAGTCATTGTGTTCGTCACAAAGCACCAAGGTACCGTGTAAGCCCTTACCTCCTTGAGAGAAATCAAAAAGGGAGGTTTGAGACGGATTTTGAGAACTTGCGACACTCACCTACCCTTTTTAATGAGAATTTCCGGATGAGTCCACAAACGTTTGATATCTTGTACGAAGAACTACTTCCACATTTACGGAGGAAGCGAAACAATAGACCAAACGACTTCATACCAGAAAAAGCAAAATTAGCAATGGTGTTAGA GTACTTAGCAACAGGTGATTTGGGTCGACATATAGCCTCCTGCTACAGAGTGAGTAAGCAACATTTTGGCACTATAATATCCCACGTCTGTCAAGCTATATTCACAGCTTTGAAGAGCCAAATACCACCATTCAACCAACAAACCATGTCCGCAGTAGCTAAGGGCTCCAAAGAAAAATGGAATTTTCCAAATTGCGTTGGTGCCATCGACGGTAAGCATGTGGCCACTAAAGCGCCTCCAAAAAGCGGAAgcatattttttaattacaaG GGGTTTCACTCTATAGTTCTTTTGGCTGCTTGTGACGCGTGCTATAAATTTACTTATGTAGACCTAGGAGCATACGGTAGTGAAGGTGATTCCAACATTTTCAAGAAATCTGAATTCGGCTCAAAGATAATAAGAGACCAGTTGCCATTTCCCCCCGACACAAATATCAACGGGAAAAACGTACCACATTTCATCGTTGCGGACGACGCCTTCCCATTGAGTAAACGAATAATGAAGCCCTATTCTCATAGATCGCTGACAAGATCTGAAAAAATATTCAATTATCGGCTGAGCCGAGTTCGTAGATGTATTGAAAATGCATTTGGAATCTTAAGCACAAAATGGTTATGCTTGcggaaaatacttttttgttccCCTCAACGTGCTCAGGAAATAGTATCAGCGTGCTGCTTTCTTCACAACTTCTTGTTAAACAAAGCTGGTTCTAAATACTGCCCGAACACATTTTCTGGTCATGAAATCAGCAGCGGAGAATGGATACGTGGAGATCAAGAAATCTGGGAGGACCAAAACGAATCAAGGTTTTTTCATGGAAGGCCATCTGAATATGGAAAATATATAGGTGATTTGCTCAAGGAGTACGTTAACTCAAACGAGGGATCCGTTCCATGGCAAAATGATGTGACGTATGTTTAA